In Anaerobaca lacustris, the sequence CGTGTCGTCACCTTCAAGGACCAACGCGCCGGCGCCGACGTCGATCAGCCCCTTGTCGCTGGTCAGACGCAGGTCGGAGGCATAGATCGTGCCGCCCCGCAGGTTCACCGTGCCGGTGCCCGTCAGGCCGGGGACGATCAGGTTGTCGTTGAGCCGGATGGTGCCGCCGGTCATGTTGAGCGTGCCGGTGGCGCTCCAGCCGATTTGCAGCGATCCCGTCGAAAACAGCCCGCCGCTGACGTTCAGGATCCCGTGGCCGGCGGGACTGTCGACACCGATGTAGGCCCCGCTGGCGGTGAGCGATCCGCCGGTGATGTCCAGGTTCGTGGTCAGGCCGCCGTTGCCGACCCTGAGGGTCTCGCATTCGGCGATGATGCCTTCCTGGACCACACAGCGCGTGTTCTCCGGCTGATCGATCGAAGCGGCGTCGATGGCCGTCGGCACGGTGTTGGTGTTCCAGTTCTGCGGGGTGCTCCAAAGAGAGTCCGCCCCGCCGTCGGTCCAGGAGATCAGTGCCGAGGCCTGGTGAAAGGGAACCAGCAGGACGGCCAGAAAAACCAGGTGCGTCATTTTCTCAGACATGGCATTTCTCCTACAGAGGGTGATTGGGTTGCTATGACAGACACGATCCGCGCACTCCGTGGGACCACCCGCGACCCAGGCGTCGCGCGCATCCTTGATTGCCGGCTGTCCCGTTCTCCGTTCGTCTCTTGTGCCACCTGGCGGCCACCTCTTCGCCCGGTGTCGAAACCTGATGGTCTCTGCACGCCGTGGTCATTATATCGGCCGGCATCCTCCACGCCAAGGCAAATCACCGAATTCGCAACCATGATGGAGGTTTGCTATTTTTGAATGGTCGGGGTTATGATAGGGTAATTCCACTTGGCCCGTGTGATTATCCGCATACGGACGAGACCGGACGGAACACATCGTTGGGAAGCCGCACAAGGATAACGTAGAACGGGACAGACTCCGATGGGCAGACGAACGGCGAGCAGGGATCAAACCGCCTCGCGGGTCGCAGATCAGACGGCTCAGGCGCTTCGCGAACGAGTAAAGGAATTGAGCTGTCTGTACCGCATCAGCCGGGTTTCGGCGAGGTCCTTCATCTCGCCGGACAAGGTGCTTCAGTGCATTGTCGAGCTGATTCCGCCGGCATGGCAGTACCCGGAAATCGCCGCCGCCCGGATCGTGCTGGACGGAAAACGGTATGAGACGTCCGGCTTCATGGAGGGCCGGCGGCGACAGGCGACCGAGGTAGTCGTAGAGGGCAAGTGCCGAGGCGTGGTCGAGGTCGTCTACACAGAGGAAAGGCCCTGCCCGGAGGATGGCCCCTTCCTGAAGGACGAGCGGAGCCTGTTGAACGCCATCGCCAGACAGATCGCCGTCGTCGTCGAACACCAGCAGGCGGAGGAGGAGAGGGCCCGGCTGCAGAACCAACTTATGCACGCAGACCGCCTGGCCACCATTGGGCAGTTGGCGGCGGGCGTCGCGCACGAGTTGAACGAGCCGCTCAGCAGCATTCTCGGTTTTGCCCAGTTGCTTCAGCGCAATGCGGCGCTGCCCGACGGCGGCCGAAAGGACATCGAGAAGATCGTAACCGCCTCCCTGCACGCCCGAGAGATCATCAAGAAGCTGCTGCTGTTCGCCCGGCAGACGCCCACCTTCCGGGGACCGGTGAATCTCAACCAGGTGATCGTGGGGGCCATCGACCTGTTCAGGCACCATTTCGAGAAAGAGGGCATCGAGCTGGCCTGCGCGCTTTGTCCGGAAATGCCCCTGCTGGCGGGTGATGCCGGCCAGTTGACCCAGGTGCTGGTCAATCTCGTCGTGAACGCCGTTCAGGCCATGCCGGACGGAGGCCGACTTCTCGTGCGGACAGAGGTGCACGACGGTCATGTCATCTGTATCGTGGAAGATACGGGAATGGGCATGACCGAGGAGGTCCAGAACCGACTGTTCCTGCCCTTCTTCACGACAAAAGAGGTGAACCAGGGAACCGGTCTGGGCCTGCCCGTGGTCCATGGGATCGTCACGGCGCATGGGGGGACAGTTGAAGTGGCGAGCGCGCCGGGGGCGGGAACGACCTTCACCATTCGACTGCCCATCGAGCCAACCCCGTACTGGGAGGACAGGCCCGAATCATGAATTCGCCCGATCGCCAAGAGACGATTCTCGTCGTCGACGATACCCCCAGTACGCTGGAAGTCCTCCAACGAAGCCTGACGGCCGAAGGGTATATCACCTACACCGCCCCCAACGCCGTCGATGCGCTGGGCTTTCTCGACGGGAACGCCATCGACCTGGTCATCACCGACCTGAAGATGCCCAAACTCAGCGGCATCGACCTGATCCGGCACATTCGTGAGAACTACAAAAACGTCGCCGTGATGATGATCACCGGATATGCCACCGTGGAGAGCGCGGTCGAAGCCGTCAAAAGTGGAGCGGAGGAATACGTGTCGAAACCCTTCACCGACGCGGAACTCTTCGCGGCGGTGCGTCGAGTGCTCGACAAGCTCAAACGCCGACGCGAGGCGGCCAGGCGGCCTGTGTCCAGGCCCGATCGCGCGCACGGCCTCGTCGGCGAATCGCACGCGATGCAGAAAGTCTTCGCGGCGATCCACAAGGCCTCTTCGACCTCGGCGACCGTTCTGATCACCGGAGAAAGCGGCAGCGGCAAAGAGTTGGTGGCGCGGGCGATTCACTACGGCAGCGCCCGGGCCTCCGCGCCGTTCGTGCCGGTCAACTGCGGCGGCATTCCGGAGGGCCTGCTGGAGAGCGAACTGTTCGGATACGTCAGAGGGGCGTTCACCGGCGCCCACGAATCGCGGGCCGGGTTCTTCCAGACCGCCGACGGCGGCACGATCTTCCTCGATGAGATCGGCGAGACGAGCGTCGCCATGCAGGTCAAGCTGCTGCGAGTGCTCCAGGACAAGGAAGTGCGTATGGTGGGCGACTCGCGCGGGCGCAAGGTGGATGTGAGGATTATCGCCGCGACGAACAAGGACCTGCCGGGCCTCATTCAGAGCCGGGTGTTCCGCGAGGAACTGTACTACCGAATCAACGTCGTCGCAATCGAGGTGCCTCCCCTGCGGGCTCGGGTCGGCGACATTCCGCTGCTGGTGCGGCACTTCGCGGAGAAGTTCGCCTCGGAACTGCGCAAGCCGGTCCCGCGTTTTTCCGAGCGGGCGATGGCGGCCCTGCAAGACTACGCCTGGCCGGGCAATGCGCGGGAACTGGAGAACGCCATCCAGCGCCTCGTCGTCATGAACGACGACGAGGTTATCGAGGTCCCCGACCTGCCGTCGTCTGCGCGATTCTCGGCCCAGCGTACGACCGTCGTGAACCGGACCCTGGCCGAGGTGGAGGCCGAGCACATCCGCAACGTCCTGGCCAGCACCGGCGGCAACAAGACGCGAGCGGCCCAGATCCTCGGGATCGATCGCAAGACCCTGCGCAAAAAGACCATCGAATACCATCTGGACCCGTGAGGACGGAATCCCGCTCCTGTCGGGGCAAGTGCCGGGGGACGTTCCCGTGCGACCGCAGACCGATGGGTCTTGCGGGGAGAATCTCCCCAGTGGCCCAATTCTCCCCGCCCCGTCCCCCCAATCCGGTACACGCATACTGGATACCTGCCTCTGGCAATCCGACATACCGAATTTCGCAAAGCACTCCGGCATAAACACTTATCCGCAAACACCTGAAATAAATGCGGAATTGTCCGCGCGATGGCACATCGATTGCCCGTGCAACAGTTGTCCGTGTCGGCAACGACTCGGAGCAGTTGCGTGGGTCATACCGGCAAGTGCAGAAAGAAAGGGAGGTTGACGCGATGGCGCTCGTAGAACAATCCCTGGGTCTTTGCTCGACGTGCAACGGGAGATCCGTGTGCACTCGACGCAAAGGCATCAAACTGCCCGTCCTGTTCTGTGAAGAATTTGATGACGCGACGTCGCTCAAATCGGAGCACCCGCCGGTTTCGGTCATCGAGGAGGAAGAACCGAACCTCGACACCGCGATGGGACTGTGCTGCAACTGCAAGAATCGGGACGGCTGCAGCCTGCAGCATTCCCCGGGCGGGGTGTGGCACTGTGAGGCCTATTGCTGAGCTCCTGTCGGCGCCCCCCGGATGGACACAACCTATCGACACGAGGTTCCAATGGATGACCGGACTGTAGAGACGATCGTTGCGGAGCAACATGGCTCCCTGGGGGGCATGCTGTCCATCCTCACCGCGATCCAGTCGGAGTATGGATATCTTCCGGAGGACGCCCTGCGGCGCGTGGCCGCGGCGACCGGTGAGTCTCTGACCGACATCTATGCCGTCGTCACGTTCTACAAGGCCTTCAGCCTGAAACCCCGGGGCAAACACCTCGTCTCGGTATGTCTCGGGACCGCATGCCACGTGCGCGGTGCTCCGAGGGTCGCCGACGAATTCATCCGCCAGCTCGGCATCGCCTCCGGAGAGACGACGCCCGACAAGGAGTTCACGCTCGAGACGGTGAACTGCCTGGGCGCCTGTGCCCTCGGACCGATCGTCGTGGTGGACGGGCGCTATTACTCGAACGTCAGAAAGAGCCAAGCCGCGGAGATCCTGAAACGGACCCGTGAAGGCCTGGATCAGCCCCGCGAGAATCGCCGTTTTCCGCTGTCCGTCCGATGTCCGCACTGCCGACAGAGCCTCATGGACACGGCACATCCCATCGACAACGTCCCGTCGATTCGATTGACGATGTCCTGGGATGGGGACAGTCAACCCCTGTATCTGTCCTCTCTCCACGGAAGTCTCCGATCGGTCTGCGACCGGGAGATTCCCGCGCATTCGATCACCGTCCTT encodes:
- a CDS encoding sigma-54-dependent transcriptional regulator: MNSPDRQETILVVDDTPSTLEVLQRSLTAEGYITYTAPNAVDALGFLDGNAIDLVITDLKMPKLSGIDLIRHIRENYKNVAVMMITGYATVESAVEAVKSGAEEYVSKPFTDAELFAAVRRVLDKLKRRREAARRPVSRPDRAHGLVGESHAMQKVFAAIHKASSTSATVLITGESGSGKELVARAIHYGSARASAPFVPVNCGGIPEGLLESELFGYVRGAFTGAHESRAGFFQTADGGTIFLDEIGETSVAMQVKLLRVLQDKEVRMVGDSRGRKVDVRIIAATNKDLPGLIQSRVFREELYYRINVVAIEVPPLRARVGDIPLLVRHFAEKFASELRKPVPRFSERAMAALQDYAWPGNARELENAIQRLVVMNDDEVIEVPDLPSSARFSAQRTTVVNRTLAEVEAEHIRNVLASTGGNKTRAAQILGIDRKTLRKKTIEYHLDP
- a CDS encoding sensor histidine kinase, translated to MGRRTASRDQTASRVADQTAQALRERVKELSCLYRISRVSARSFISPDKVLQCIVELIPPAWQYPEIAAARIVLDGKRYETSGFMEGRRRQATEVVVEGKCRGVVEVVYTEERPCPEDGPFLKDERSLLNAIARQIAVVVEHQQAEEERARLQNQLMHADRLATIGQLAAGVAHELNEPLSSILGFAQLLQRNAALPDGGRKDIEKIVTASLHAREIIKKLLLFARQTPTFRGPVNLNQVIVGAIDLFRHHFEKEGIELACALCPEMPLLAGDAGQLTQVLVNLVVNAVQAMPDGGRLLVRTEVHDGHVICIVEDTGMGMTEEVQNRLFLPFFTTKEVNQGTGLGLPVVHGIVTAHGGTVEVASAPGAGTTFTIRLPIEPTPYWEDRPES
- a CDS encoding NAD(P)H-dependent oxidoreductase subunit E, encoding MDDRTVETIVAEQHGSLGGMLSILTAIQSEYGYLPEDALRRVAAATGESLTDIYAVVTFYKAFSLKPRGKHLVSVCLGTACHVRGAPRVADEFIRQLGIASGETTPDKEFTLETVNCLGACALGPIVVVDGRYYSNVRKSQAAEILKRTREGLDQPRENRRFPLSVRCPHCRQSLMDTAHPIDNVPSIRLTMSWDGDSQPLYLSSLHGSLRSVCDREIPAHSITVLACPMCGGDLIGESSCSECGADMARMTIDKGATLMVCARRGCAGRRLDLETTPAEAD